In one Mustela lutreola isolate mMusLut2 chromosome 8, mMusLut2.pri, whole genome shotgun sequence genomic region, the following are encoded:
- the MRTFA gene encoding myocardin-related transcription factor A isoform X8, protein MPPLKSPAAFHEQRRSLERARTEDYLKRKIRSRPERSELVRMHILEETSAEPSLQAKQLKLKRARLADDLNEKIAQRPGPMELVEKNILPVESSLKEAIIVGQVNYPKVADSSSFDEDSSDALSPEQPASHESQGSVPSPLEARASEPLPSATSVSPPQVVSQLPLGPESGETLFLAEQPPLPASLPNGTAAPAAKATPTLIKQSQPKSASEKSQRSKKAKELKPKVKKLKYHQYIPPDQKQDKGAPPMDSSYARILQQQQLFLQLQILNQQQQQHYNYQTILPAPPKPAGEAPGSAGAPPIRSLSAPSSGSSSGAPGPGGLARQNSTSLSGKPGALPANLDDMKVAELKQELKLRSLPVSGTKTDLIERLRAYQEQVGPAPGAPKGPATPSILPKAGEVVVAFPAARLSTGPALVATGLAPAEVVVATVTGNGVVKFGSTGSTPPVSPTPSERSLLSTGDENSTPGDAFGEMVTSPLTQLTLQASPLQILVKEESPRAGSCCLSPGVRAELEGRDKDQMLQEKDKQIEELTRMLRQKQQLVEWLRLQLEQEKRAQQPAPAPSPRGTPVKQENSFSSCQLSRQPPGPVHPFSPAAHHADTCPPAPPAVVVKQEAAPPEPEPAPAPQLLLGPQGPGLIKGVPPPTLVTDSAGTHLVLTVTNKNADSPGLASGSPQQPSPQPGSPAPGPPAQMDLEQPSQPLFGTSALLLKKEPPGYEEAVSQQPRQQVKKENGSSSQQMDDLFDILIQSGEISADFKEPPPSLSGKEKPPSTCGSPLATPSPPSAELPQTAPPPPSGSPALPGRLEDFLESSTGLPLLTGGHEGPEPLSLIDDLHSQMLSSSAILDHPPSPMDTSELHFAPEPSGVGLDLADGHLDSMDWLELSSGGPVLSLAPLGTTAPSLFSTDFLDGHDLQLHWDSCL, encoded by the exons ACAGAGGACTATCTGAAACGGAAGATTCGTTCCCGGCCGGAGAGATCGGAGCTGGTCAGGATGCATATTTTGGAAG AGACCTCGGCCGAGCCTTCCCTCCAGGCCAAGCAGCTAAAGCTGAAGAGAGCCAGACTGGCTGATGATCTCAACGAGAAGATTGCACAGAGGCCGGGCCCCATGGAGCTGGTTGAGAAGAACATTCTGCCTGTGGAGTCCAGCTTGAAAGAAGCCATCATTG TGGGCCAGGTGAACTACCCGAAAGTAGCGGACAGCTCTTCCTTCGACGAGGACAGCAGCGACGCCTTATCCCCTGAGCAGCCTGCCAGCCATGAATCCCAGGGCTCCGTGCCGTCGCCCTTGGAAGCCCGAGCCAGCGAGCCACTGCCCAGTGCCACCTCTGTATCCCCTCCTCAG GTTGTGTCTCAACTCCCATTGGGTCCGGAATCCGGAGAAACACTTTTCCTGGCAGAGCagccgcctctgcctgccagcctCCCCAACGGAACCGCAGCCCCCGCGGCCAAGGCCACCCCGACGCTCATTAAG CAAAGCCAACCCAAGTCTGCCAGCGAGAAGTCGCAGCGCAGCAAGAAAGCCAAGGAGCTGAAGCCAAAGGTGAAGAAGCTCAAGTACCACCAGTACATCCCCCCGGACCAGAAGCAGGACAAGGGGGCGCCCCCCATGGACTCGTCCTACGCACGGatcctgcagcagcagcagctcttcctgcagCTGCAGATCCTCaaccagcaacagcagcagcactACAACTACCAGACCATCCTGCCCGCACCGCCCAA GCCCGCCGGCGAGGCCCCTGGAAGCGCCGGGGCCCCCCCAATACGCAGCCTCTCCGCCCCCAGTAGCGGCTCCAGCTCAGGTGCTCCAGGGCCCGGCGGGCTGGCGCGGCAGAACAGCACCTCGCTGAGCGGCAAGCCGGGAGCCCTGCCCGCCAACCTGGATGACATGAAG GTGGCAGAGCTGAAGCAGGAGCTAAAGCTGAGGTCACTGCCCGTCTCAGGCACCAAGACAGACCTGATCGAGCGTCTGCGTGCATACCAGGAGCAAGTCGGCCCTGCCCCGGGAGCCCCCAAGGGCCCTGCCACCCCCTCCATCCTGCCCAAGGCTGGGGAGGTAGTGGTCGCTTTCCCGGCTGCCCGCCTAAGCACGGGGCCTGCCCTGGTGGCCACAGGCCTGGCCCCAGCCGAGGTGGTGGTGGCCACGGTGACCGGCAACGGCGTGGTGAAGTTCGGCAGCACGGGCTCCACGCCCCCCGTGTCTCCCACCCCCTCGgagcgctccctgctcagcaccgGCGACGAGAACTCCACGCCCGGGGATGCCTTCGGCGAGATGGTGACCTCGCCGCTGACCCAGCTCACCCTGCAGGCCTCGCCGCTGCAGATCCTGGTGAAGGAGGAGAGTCCCCGGGCTGGCTCCTGCTGCCTGAGCCCCGGGGTGCGGGCCGAGCTCGAGGGCCGGGACAAGGACCAGATGCTgcaggagaaggacaagcagatcGAGGAGCTGACGCGCATGCTGCGCCAGAAGCAGCAGCTCGTGGAGTGGCTGCGGCTGCAGCTGGAGCAGGAGAAGCGGGCCCAGCAGCCcgccccggcccccagcccgcGGGGCACCCCCGTCAAGCAGGAGAACAGCTTCTCCAGCTGCCAGCTGAGCCGGCAGCCCCCGGGGCCCGTTCACCCCTTCAGCCCCGCTGCCCACCACGCAGACACTTGTCCCCCGGCGCCCCCGGCCGTGGTAGTGAAGCAAGAAGCCGCGCCACCGGAGCCCGAGCCAGCCCCTGCTCCGCAGCTGCTTCTGGGCCCCCAGGGCCCCGGCCTCATCAAGGGGGTCCCGCCTCCCACCCTCGTCACTGACTCCGCAGGGACCCACCTTGTCCTCACCGTGACCAATAAGAACGCGGACAGCCCCGGCCTGGCCAGCGGGAGCCCCCAGCAG CCCTCACCCCAGCCTGGTTCTCCAGCCCCTGGCCCGCCCGCCCAAATGGACCTAGAGCAGCCATCACAGCCCCTCTTTGGTACCTCTGCTTTACTGCTGAAGAAGGAGCCGCCCGGCTATGAGGAAGCCGTGAGCCAGCAGCCCAGACAGCAGGTGAAGAAG GAGAACGGTTCCTCCAGCCAGCAGATGGACGACCTGTTTGACATTCTTATTCAGAGCGGAG AAATCTCAGCAGATTTCAAGGAGCCACCACCCTCCCTATCAGGGAAAGAGAAGCCCCCCTCAACCTGTGGGTCGCCCCTGGCCACACCGTCCCCACCCTCTGCCGAGCTCCCCCAGACGGCGCCGCCTCCTCCCTCGGGCTCACCCGCCCTCCCTGGGCGCCTGGAGGACTTCCTGGAGAGCAGCACGGGGCTGCCCCTGCTGACCGGTGGGCACGAGGGGCCTGAGCCCCTCTCCCTCATCGACGACCTCCACAGCCAGATGCTGAGCAGCTCTGCCATCCTGGACCACCCCCCCTCTCCCATGGACACCTCGGAATTGCACTTTGCCCCTGAGCCCAGCGGTGTGGGCCTGGACCTGGCCGACGGCCACCTGGACAGCATGGACTGGCTGGAGCTGTCTTCGGGCGGCCCCGTGCTCAGCCTGGCCCCGCTCGGCACCACCGCGCCCAGCCTCTTCTCCACGGACTTCCTTGACGGTCACGACTTGCAGCTCCACTGGGATTCCTGCTTGTAG
- the MRTFA gene encoding myocardin-related transcription factor A isoform X7, translating to MARLWRQKLVLQLKLQQRRTREELVSQGIMPPLKSPAAFHEQRRSLERARTEDYLKRKIRSRPERSELVRMHILEETSAEPSLQAKQLKLKRARLADDLNEKIAQRPGPMELVEKNILPVESSLKEAIIVGQVNYPKVADSSSFDEDSSDALSPEQPASHESQGSVPSPLEARASEPLPSATSVSPPQVVSQLPLGPESGETLFLAEQPPLPASLPNGTAAPAAKATPTLIKQSQPKSASEKSQRSKKAKELKPKVKKLKYHQYIPPDQKQDKGAPPMDSSYARILQQQQLFLQLQILNQQQQQHYNYQTILPAPPKPAGEAPGSAGAPPIRSLSAPSSGSSSGAPGPGGLARQNSTSLSGKPGALPANLDDMKVAELKQELKLRSLPVSGTKTDLIERLRAYQEQVGPAPGAPKGPATPSILPKAGEVVVAFPAARLSTGPALVATGLAPAEVVVATVTGNGVVKFGSTGSTPPVSPTPSERSLLSTGDENSTPGDAFGEMVTSPLTQLTLQASPLQILVKEESPRAGSCCLSPGVRAELEGRDKDQMLQEKDKQIEELTRMLRQKQQLVEWLRLQLEQEKRAQQPAPAPSPRGTPVKQENSFSSCQLSRQPPGPVHPFSPAAHHADTCPPAPPAVVVKQEAAPPEPEPAPAPQLLLGPQGPGLIKGVPPPTLVTDSAGTHLVLTVTNKNADSPGLASGSPQQPSPQPGSPAPGPPAQMDLEQPSQPLFGTSALLLKKEPPGYEEAVSQQPRQQVKKENGSSSQQMDDLFDILIQSGEISADFKEPPPSLSGKEKPPSTCGSPLATPSPPSAELPQTAPPPPSGSPALPGRLEDFLESSTGLPLLTGGHEGPEPLSLIDDLHSQMLSSSAILDHPPSPMDTSELHFAPEPSGVGLDLADGHLDSMDWLELSSGGPVLSLAPLGTTAPSLFSTDFLDGHDLQLHWDSCL from the exons ACAGAGGACTATCTGAAACGGAAGATTCGTTCCCGGCCGGAGAGATCGGAGCTGGTCAGGATGCATATTTTGGAAG AGACCTCGGCCGAGCCTTCCCTCCAGGCCAAGCAGCTAAAGCTGAAGAGAGCCAGACTGGCTGATGATCTCAACGAGAAGATTGCACAGAGGCCGGGCCCCATGGAGCTGGTTGAGAAGAACATTCTGCCTGTGGAGTCCAGCTTGAAAGAAGCCATCATTG TGGGCCAGGTGAACTACCCGAAAGTAGCGGACAGCTCTTCCTTCGACGAGGACAGCAGCGACGCCTTATCCCCTGAGCAGCCTGCCAGCCATGAATCCCAGGGCTCCGTGCCGTCGCCCTTGGAAGCCCGAGCCAGCGAGCCACTGCCCAGTGCCACCTCTGTATCCCCTCCTCAG GTTGTGTCTCAACTCCCATTGGGTCCGGAATCCGGAGAAACACTTTTCCTGGCAGAGCagccgcctctgcctgccagcctCCCCAACGGAACCGCAGCCCCCGCGGCCAAGGCCACCCCGACGCTCATTAAG CAAAGCCAACCCAAGTCTGCCAGCGAGAAGTCGCAGCGCAGCAAGAAAGCCAAGGAGCTGAAGCCAAAGGTGAAGAAGCTCAAGTACCACCAGTACATCCCCCCGGACCAGAAGCAGGACAAGGGGGCGCCCCCCATGGACTCGTCCTACGCACGGatcctgcagcagcagcagctcttcctgcagCTGCAGATCCTCaaccagcaacagcagcagcactACAACTACCAGACCATCCTGCCCGCACCGCCCAA GCCCGCCGGCGAGGCCCCTGGAAGCGCCGGGGCCCCCCCAATACGCAGCCTCTCCGCCCCCAGTAGCGGCTCCAGCTCAGGTGCTCCAGGGCCCGGCGGGCTGGCGCGGCAGAACAGCACCTCGCTGAGCGGCAAGCCGGGAGCCCTGCCCGCCAACCTGGATGACATGAAG GTGGCAGAGCTGAAGCAGGAGCTAAAGCTGAGGTCACTGCCCGTCTCAGGCACCAAGACAGACCTGATCGAGCGTCTGCGTGCATACCAGGAGCAAGTCGGCCCTGCCCCGGGAGCCCCCAAGGGCCCTGCCACCCCCTCCATCCTGCCCAAGGCTGGGGAGGTAGTGGTCGCTTTCCCGGCTGCCCGCCTAAGCACGGGGCCTGCCCTGGTGGCCACAGGCCTGGCCCCAGCCGAGGTGGTGGTGGCCACGGTGACCGGCAACGGCGTGGTGAAGTTCGGCAGCACGGGCTCCACGCCCCCCGTGTCTCCCACCCCCTCGgagcgctccctgctcagcaccgGCGACGAGAACTCCACGCCCGGGGATGCCTTCGGCGAGATGGTGACCTCGCCGCTGACCCAGCTCACCCTGCAGGCCTCGCCGCTGCAGATCCTGGTGAAGGAGGAGAGTCCCCGGGCTGGCTCCTGCTGCCTGAGCCCCGGGGTGCGGGCCGAGCTCGAGGGCCGGGACAAGGACCAGATGCTgcaggagaaggacaagcagatcGAGGAGCTGACGCGCATGCTGCGCCAGAAGCAGCAGCTCGTGGAGTGGCTGCGGCTGCAGCTGGAGCAGGAGAAGCGGGCCCAGCAGCCcgccccggcccccagcccgcGGGGCACCCCCGTCAAGCAGGAGAACAGCTTCTCCAGCTGCCAGCTGAGCCGGCAGCCCCCGGGGCCCGTTCACCCCTTCAGCCCCGCTGCCCACCACGCAGACACTTGTCCCCCGGCGCCCCCGGCCGTGGTAGTGAAGCAAGAAGCCGCGCCACCGGAGCCCGAGCCAGCCCCTGCTCCGCAGCTGCTTCTGGGCCCCCAGGGCCCCGGCCTCATCAAGGGGGTCCCGCCTCCCACCCTCGTCACTGACTCCGCAGGGACCCACCTTGTCCTCACCGTGACCAATAAGAACGCGGACAGCCCCGGCCTGGCCAGCGGGAGCCCCCAGCAG CCCTCACCCCAGCCTGGTTCTCCAGCCCCTGGCCCGCCCGCCCAAATGGACCTAGAGCAGCCATCACAGCCCCTCTTTGGTACCTCTGCTTTACTGCTGAAGAAGGAGCCGCCCGGCTATGAGGAAGCCGTGAGCCAGCAGCCCAGACAGCAGGTGAAGAAG GAGAACGGTTCCTCCAGCCAGCAGATGGACGACCTGTTTGACATTCTTATTCAGAGCGGAG AAATCTCAGCAGATTTCAAGGAGCCACCACCCTCCCTATCAGGGAAAGAGAAGCCCCCCTCAACCTGTGGGTCGCCCCTGGCCACACCGTCCCCACCCTCTGCCGAGCTCCCCCAGACGGCGCCGCCTCCTCCCTCGGGCTCACCCGCCCTCCCTGGGCGCCTGGAGGACTTCCTGGAGAGCAGCACGGGGCTGCCCCTGCTGACCGGTGGGCACGAGGGGCCTGAGCCCCTCTCCCTCATCGACGACCTCCACAGCCAGATGCTGAGCAGCTCTGCCATCCTGGACCACCCCCCCTCTCCCATGGACACCTCGGAATTGCACTTTGCCCCTGAGCCCAGCGGTGTGGGCCTGGACCTGGCCGACGGCCACCTGGACAGCATGGACTGGCTGGAGCTGTCTTCGGGCGGCCCCGTGCTCAGCCTGGCCCCGCTCGGCACCACCGCGCCCAGCCTCTTCTCCACGGACTTCCTTGACGGTCACGACTTGCAGCTCCACTGGGATTCCTGCTTGTAG
- the MRTFA gene encoding myocardin-related transcription factor A isoform X5 produces MVEHPTEPRSLLSLCRPAVLQLKLQQRRTREELVSQGIMPPLKSPAAFHEQRRSLERARTEDYLKRKIRSRPERSELVRMHILEETSAEPSLQAKQLKLKRARLADDLNEKIAQRPGPMELVEKNILPVESSLKEAIIVGQVNYPKVADSSSFDEDSSDALSPEQPASHESQGSVPSPLEARASEPLPSATSVSPPQVVSQLPLGPESGETLFLAEQPPLPASLPNGTAAPAAKATPTLIKQSQPKSASEKSQRSKKAKELKPKVKKLKYHQYIPPDQKQDKGAPPMDSSYARILQQQQLFLQLQILNQQQQQHYNYQTILPAPPKPAGEAPGSAGAPPIRSLSAPSSGSSSGAPGPGGLARQNSTSLSGKPGALPANLDDMKVAELKQELKLRSLPVSGTKTDLIERLRAYQEQVGPAPGAPKGPATPSILPKAGEVVVAFPAARLSTGPALVATGLAPAEVVVATVTGNGVVKFGSTGSTPPVSPTPSERSLLSTGDENSTPGDAFGEMVTSPLTQLTLQASPLQILVKEESPRAGSCCLSPGVRAELEGRDKDQMLQEKDKQIEELTRMLRQKQQLVEWLRLQLEQEKRAQQPAPAPSPRGTPVKQENSFSSCQLSRQPPGPVHPFSPAAHHADTCPPAPPAVVVKQEAAPPEPEPAPAPQLLLGPQGPGLIKGVPPPTLVTDSAGTHLVLTVTNKNADSPGLASGSPQQPSPQPGSPAPGPPAQMDLEQPSQPLFGTSALLLKKEPPGYEEAVSQQPRQQVKKENGSSSQQMDDLFDILIQSGEISADFKEPPPSLSGKEKPPSTCGSPLATPSPPSAELPQTAPPPPSGSPALPGRLEDFLESSTGLPLLTGGHEGPEPLSLIDDLHSQMLSSSAILDHPPSPMDTSELHFAPEPSGVGLDLADGHLDSMDWLELSSGGPVLSLAPLGTTAPSLFSTDFLDGHDLQLHWDSCL; encoded by the exons ACAGAGGACTATCTGAAACGGAAGATTCGTTCCCGGCCGGAGAGATCGGAGCTGGTCAGGATGCATATTTTGGAAG AGACCTCGGCCGAGCCTTCCCTCCAGGCCAAGCAGCTAAAGCTGAAGAGAGCCAGACTGGCTGATGATCTCAACGAGAAGATTGCACAGAGGCCGGGCCCCATGGAGCTGGTTGAGAAGAACATTCTGCCTGTGGAGTCCAGCTTGAAAGAAGCCATCATTG TGGGCCAGGTGAACTACCCGAAAGTAGCGGACAGCTCTTCCTTCGACGAGGACAGCAGCGACGCCTTATCCCCTGAGCAGCCTGCCAGCCATGAATCCCAGGGCTCCGTGCCGTCGCCCTTGGAAGCCCGAGCCAGCGAGCCACTGCCCAGTGCCACCTCTGTATCCCCTCCTCAG GTTGTGTCTCAACTCCCATTGGGTCCGGAATCCGGAGAAACACTTTTCCTGGCAGAGCagccgcctctgcctgccagcctCCCCAACGGAACCGCAGCCCCCGCGGCCAAGGCCACCCCGACGCTCATTAAG CAAAGCCAACCCAAGTCTGCCAGCGAGAAGTCGCAGCGCAGCAAGAAAGCCAAGGAGCTGAAGCCAAAGGTGAAGAAGCTCAAGTACCACCAGTACATCCCCCCGGACCAGAAGCAGGACAAGGGGGCGCCCCCCATGGACTCGTCCTACGCACGGatcctgcagcagcagcagctcttcctgcagCTGCAGATCCTCaaccagcaacagcagcagcactACAACTACCAGACCATCCTGCCCGCACCGCCCAA GCCCGCCGGCGAGGCCCCTGGAAGCGCCGGGGCCCCCCCAATACGCAGCCTCTCCGCCCCCAGTAGCGGCTCCAGCTCAGGTGCTCCAGGGCCCGGCGGGCTGGCGCGGCAGAACAGCACCTCGCTGAGCGGCAAGCCGGGAGCCCTGCCCGCCAACCTGGATGACATGAAG GTGGCAGAGCTGAAGCAGGAGCTAAAGCTGAGGTCACTGCCCGTCTCAGGCACCAAGACAGACCTGATCGAGCGTCTGCGTGCATACCAGGAGCAAGTCGGCCCTGCCCCGGGAGCCCCCAAGGGCCCTGCCACCCCCTCCATCCTGCCCAAGGCTGGGGAGGTAGTGGTCGCTTTCCCGGCTGCCCGCCTAAGCACGGGGCCTGCCCTGGTGGCCACAGGCCTGGCCCCAGCCGAGGTGGTGGTGGCCACGGTGACCGGCAACGGCGTGGTGAAGTTCGGCAGCACGGGCTCCACGCCCCCCGTGTCTCCCACCCCCTCGgagcgctccctgctcagcaccgGCGACGAGAACTCCACGCCCGGGGATGCCTTCGGCGAGATGGTGACCTCGCCGCTGACCCAGCTCACCCTGCAGGCCTCGCCGCTGCAGATCCTGGTGAAGGAGGAGAGTCCCCGGGCTGGCTCCTGCTGCCTGAGCCCCGGGGTGCGGGCCGAGCTCGAGGGCCGGGACAAGGACCAGATGCTgcaggagaaggacaagcagatcGAGGAGCTGACGCGCATGCTGCGCCAGAAGCAGCAGCTCGTGGAGTGGCTGCGGCTGCAGCTGGAGCAGGAGAAGCGGGCCCAGCAGCCcgccccggcccccagcccgcGGGGCACCCCCGTCAAGCAGGAGAACAGCTTCTCCAGCTGCCAGCTGAGCCGGCAGCCCCCGGGGCCCGTTCACCCCTTCAGCCCCGCTGCCCACCACGCAGACACTTGTCCCCCGGCGCCCCCGGCCGTGGTAGTGAAGCAAGAAGCCGCGCCACCGGAGCCCGAGCCAGCCCCTGCTCCGCAGCTGCTTCTGGGCCCCCAGGGCCCCGGCCTCATCAAGGGGGTCCCGCCTCCCACCCTCGTCACTGACTCCGCAGGGACCCACCTTGTCCTCACCGTGACCAATAAGAACGCGGACAGCCCCGGCCTGGCCAGCGGGAGCCCCCAGCAG CCCTCACCCCAGCCTGGTTCTCCAGCCCCTGGCCCGCCCGCCCAAATGGACCTAGAGCAGCCATCACAGCCCCTCTTTGGTACCTCTGCTTTACTGCTGAAGAAGGAGCCGCCCGGCTATGAGGAAGCCGTGAGCCAGCAGCCCAGACAGCAGGTGAAGAAG GAGAACGGTTCCTCCAGCCAGCAGATGGACGACCTGTTTGACATTCTTATTCAGAGCGGAG AAATCTCAGCAGATTTCAAGGAGCCACCACCCTCCCTATCAGGGAAAGAGAAGCCCCCCTCAACCTGTGGGTCGCCCCTGGCCACACCGTCCCCACCCTCTGCCGAGCTCCCCCAGACGGCGCCGCCTCCTCCCTCGGGCTCACCCGCCCTCCCTGGGCGCCTGGAGGACTTCCTGGAGAGCAGCACGGGGCTGCCCCTGCTGACCGGTGGGCACGAGGGGCCTGAGCCCCTCTCCCTCATCGACGACCTCCACAGCCAGATGCTGAGCAGCTCTGCCATCCTGGACCACCCCCCCTCTCCCATGGACACCTCGGAATTGCACTTTGCCCCTGAGCCCAGCGGTGTGGGCCTGGACCTGGCCGACGGCCACCTGGACAGCATGGACTGGCTGGAGCTGTCTTCGGGCGGCCCCGTGCTCAGCCTGGCCCCGCTCGGCACCACCGCGCCCAGCCTCTTCTCCACGGACTTCCTTGACGGTCACGACTTGCAGCTCCACTGGGATTCCTGCTTGTAG
- the MRTFA gene encoding myocardin-related transcription factor A isoform X4 yields the protein MILKLRGKVDKELGQCHTPVLQLKLQQRRTREELVSQGIMPPLKSPAAFHEQRRSLERARTEDYLKRKIRSRPERSELVRMHILEETSAEPSLQAKQLKLKRARLADDLNEKIAQRPGPMELVEKNILPVESSLKEAIIVGQVNYPKVADSSSFDEDSSDALSPEQPASHESQGSVPSPLEARASEPLPSATSVSPPQVVSQLPLGPESGETLFLAEQPPLPASLPNGTAAPAAKATPTLIKQSQPKSASEKSQRSKKAKELKPKVKKLKYHQYIPPDQKQDKGAPPMDSSYARILQQQQLFLQLQILNQQQQQHYNYQTILPAPPKPAGEAPGSAGAPPIRSLSAPSSGSSSGAPGPGGLARQNSTSLSGKPGALPANLDDMKVAELKQELKLRSLPVSGTKTDLIERLRAYQEQVGPAPGAPKGPATPSILPKAGEVVVAFPAARLSTGPALVATGLAPAEVVVATVTGNGVVKFGSTGSTPPVSPTPSERSLLSTGDENSTPGDAFGEMVTSPLTQLTLQASPLQILVKEESPRAGSCCLSPGVRAELEGRDKDQMLQEKDKQIEELTRMLRQKQQLVEWLRLQLEQEKRAQQPAPAPSPRGTPVKQENSFSSCQLSRQPPGPVHPFSPAAHHADTCPPAPPAVVVKQEAAPPEPEPAPAPQLLLGPQGPGLIKGVPPPTLVTDSAGTHLVLTVTNKNADSPGLASGSPQQPSPQPGSPAPGPPAQMDLEQPSQPLFGTSALLLKKEPPGYEEAVSQQPRQQVKKENGSSSQQMDDLFDILIQSGEISADFKEPPPSLSGKEKPPSTCGSPLATPSPPSAELPQTAPPPPSGSPALPGRLEDFLESSTGLPLLTGGHEGPEPLSLIDDLHSQMLSSSAILDHPPSPMDTSELHFAPEPSGVGLDLADGHLDSMDWLELSSGGPVLSLAPLGTTAPSLFSTDFLDGHDLQLHWDSCL from the exons ACAGAGGACTATCTGAAACGGAAGATTCGTTCCCGGCCGGAGAGATCGGAGCTGGTCAGGATGCATATTTTGGAAG AGACCTCGGCCGAGCCTTCCCTCCAGGCCAAGCAGCTAAAGCTGAAGAGAGCCAGACTGGCTGATGATCTCAACGAGAAGATTGCACAGAGGCCGGGCCCCATGGAGCTGGTTGAGAAGAACATTCTGCCTGTGGAGTCCAGCTTGAAAGAAGCCATCATTG TGGGCCAGGTGAACTACCCGAAAGTAGCGGACAGCTCTTCCTTCGACGAGGACAGCAGCGACGCCTTATCCCCTGAGCAGCCTGCCAGCCATGAATCCCAGGGCTCCGTGCCGTCGCCCTTGGAAGCCCGAGCCAGCGAGCCACTGCCCAGTGCCACCTCTGTATCCCCTCCTCAG GTTGTGTCTCAACTCCCATTGGGTCCGGAATCCGGAGAAACACTTTTCCTGGCAGAGCagccgcctctgcctgccagcctCCCCAACGGAACCGCAGCCCCCGCGGCCAAGGCCACCCCGACGCTCATTAAG CAAAGCCAACCCAAGTCTGCCAGCGAGAAGTCGCAGCGCAGCAAGAAAGCCAAGGAGCTGAAGCCAAAGGTGAAGAAGCTCAAGTACCACCAGTACATCCCCCCGGACCAGAAGCAGGACAAGGGGGCGCCCCCCATGGACTCGTCCTACGCACGGatcctgcagcagcagcagctcttcctgcagCTGCAGATCCTCaaccagcaacagcagcagcactACAACTACCAGACCATCCTGCCCGCACCGCCCAA GCCCGCCGGCGAGGCCCCTGGAAGCGCCGGGGCCCCCCCAATACGCAGCCTCTCCGCCCCCAGTAGCGGCTCCAGCTCAGGTGCTCCAGGGCCCGGCGGGCTGGCGCGGCAGAACAGCACCTCGCTGAGCGGCAAGCCGGGAGCCCTGCCCGCCAACCTGGATGACATGAAG GTGGCAGAGCTGAAGCAGGAGCTAAAGCTGAGGTCACTGCCCGTCTCAGGCACCAAGACAGACCTGATCGAGCGTCTGCGTGCATACCAGGAGCAAGTCGGCCCTGCCCCGGGAGCCCCCAAGGGCCCTGCCACCCCCTCCATCCTGCCCAAGGCTGGGGAGGTAGTGGTCGCTTTCCCGGCTGCCCGCCTAAGCACGGGGCCTGCCCTGGTGGCCACAGGCCTGGCCCCAGCCGAGGTGGTGGTGGCCACGGTGACCGGCAACGGCGTGGTGAAGTTCGGCAGCACGGGCTCCACGCCCCCCGTGTCTCCCACCCCCTCGgagcgctccctgctcagcaccgGCGACGAGAACTCCACGCCCGGGGATGCCTTCGGCGAGATGGTGACCTCGCCGCTGACCCAGCTCACCCTGCAGGCCTCGCCGCTGCAGATCCTGGTGAAGGAGGAGAGTCCCCGGGCTGGCTCCTGCTGCCTGAGCCCCGGGGTGCGGGCCGAGCTCGAGGGCCGGGACAAGGACCAGATGCTgcaggagaaggacaagcagatcGAGGAGCTGACGCGCATGCTGCGCCAGAAGCAGCAGCTCGTGGAGTGGCTGCGGCTGCAGCTGGAGCAGGAGAAGCGGGCCCAGCAGCCcgccccggcccccagcccgcGGGGCACCCCCGTCAAGCAGGAGAACAGCTTCTCCAGCTGCCAGCTGAGCCGGCAGCCCCCGGGGCCCGTTCACCCCTTCAGCCCCGCTGCCCACCACGCAGACACTTGTCCCCCGGCGCCCCCGGCCGTGGTAGTGAAGCAAGAAGCCGCGCCACCGGAGCCCGAGCCAGCCCCTGCTCCGCAGCTGCTTCTGGGCCCCCAGGGCCCCGGCCTCATCAAGGGGGTCCCGCCTCCCACCCTCGTCACTGACTCCGCAGGGACCCACCTTGTCCTCACCGTGACCAATAAGAACGCGGACAGCCCCGGCCTGGCCAGCGGGAGCCCCCAGCAG CCCTCACCCCAGCCTGGTTCTCCAGCCCCTGGCCCGCCCGCCCAAATGGACCTAGAGCAGCCATCACAGCCCCTCTTTGGTACCTCTGCTTTACTGCTGAAGAAGGAGCCGCCCGGCTATGAGGAAGCCGTGAGCCAGCAGCCCAGACAGCAGGTGAAGAAG GAGAACGGTTCCTCCAGCCAGCAGATGGACGACCTGTTTGACATTCTTATTCAGAGCGGAG AAATCTCAGCAGATTTCAAGGAGCCACCACCCTCCCTATCAGGGAAAGAGAAGCCCCCCTCAACCTGTGGGTCGCCCCTGGCCACACCGTCCCCACCCTCTGCCGAGCTCCCCCAGACGGCGCCGCCTCCTCCCTCGGGCTCACCCGCCCTCCCTGGGCGCCTGGAGGACTTCCTGGAGAGCAGCACGGGGCTGCCCCTGCTGACCGGTGGGCACGAGGGGCCTGAGCCCCTCTCCCTCATCGACGACCTCCACAGCCAGATGCTGAGCAGCTCTGCCATCCTGGACCACCCCCCCTCTCCCATGGACACCTCGGAATTGCACTTTGCCCCTGAGCCCAGCGGTGTGGGCCTGGACCTGGCCGACGGCCACCTGGACAGCATGGACTGGCTGGAGCTGTCTTCGGGCGGCCCCGTGCTCAGCCTGGCCCCGCTCGGCACCACCGCGCCCAGCCTCTTCTCCACGGACTTCCTTGACGGTCACGACTTGCAGCTCCACTGGGATTCCTGCTTGTAG